The DNA region ACTGACCGACGTCGTCGGTCCCAAGCGAACGGCGCTCGGCGAAGGGTTCTTCATCACGCAGAAGATCACATGGCACTGTGGCGATGACGAAGACAATCCGGTGGCCGAGATGCTCTGGCGGATCATGAAGTTCAGGCCCGCCGATCGCGACGAGGCAACCGCCACCGCGGTGCCGGAGGATCTGACCGCCGAATCGATGATGCGGCCCGCGTCGTCGAAGGACACCAAGTTCTTCTGGGATGGGGTGAACGCCCACGAACTTCGTATCCAGAAGCGTGACGACGGCACCCTGCAACACCCGCCGGTACCGGCATTGTGGGCGGACCCCGCGGAACCGACGGACTATGTCGTCGCCAGCGGCAGAGGCACGGTGTTCAGCTTCGTGGTGCACCACGCCCCGAAGGTTCCCGGCCGCACGCTGCCGTTTGTCATCGCGCTGGTCGAACTCGAAGAAGGAGTGCGGATGCTCGGCGAGCTTCGCGGTGCGGACCCCGCCACCGTCGAGATCGGGATGCCGGTCAGCGCAACGTATATCGACTTTCCCGACGGAGACTCCGGCCCGGCGTGGACTCTGTATGCGTGGGAGCCGGTGAAATGAGCGCCCCGGTGGCAGAGGTCGGAACCAAGCTGCCCGAGCTCAAACTCTACGGTGACCCGACGTTCATCGTGTCCACGGCGATCGCCACCCGCGATTACCAGGATGTGCACCACGACCGGGACAAGGCGCAGGCCAAGGGGTCGAAGGACATCTTCGTCAACATCCTCACCGATACCGGTCTGGTGCAGCGTTTCATCACCGACTGGGCCGGCCCGACCGCCGTCATCAAGACGATCGGACTGCGTCTCGGTGTGCCCTGGTATGCCTACGACACCGTGACGTTCACCGGCGAGGTGACCGCGGTCGAGGGTGACGTCGTGTCCTTGAAGATCACGGGCAGCAACAGCCTCGGTGATCACGTCATCGCCAACGCCACACTTGTCTTCGGAGGGGAGAACGCATGAGCGACGGCCTGTCCGGCAAGGCGGCGATCGTCGGTATCGGTGCCACGGATTTCTCCAAGAACTCCGGCAGAAGTGAACTGCGGCTCGCGTCTGAGGCCGTGCTCGATGCGCTCGACGATGCGGGACTGACCCCGGCACACGTCGACGGCATGGTGACGTTCACCATGGATTCGAACACCGAGGTCGCCGTGGCGCGCGCCACCGGGATCGGCGAGCTGAAGTTCTTCTCCAAGATCCATCACGGTGGCGGAGCGGCCTGCGCGACGATCCAGCAGGCCGCGATCGCGGTGGCGACCGGTGTCGCGGAATGTGTGGTGGCCTACCGCGCCTTCAACGAGCGGTCAGGGATGCGTTTCGGTCAGGTGCAGATGCGGCTGGTGGAGAACGCTGATTCCACCGGCGTCGACAACTCGTTCTCCTATCCGCACGGATTATCCACGCCTGCAGCCCAAGTCGCGATGATCGCGCAGCGGTACATGCATCTGTCCGGCGCTACCAGCAGGGATTTCGGTGTGGTCTCGGTGGCCGACCGCAAGCATGCCGCGAACAATCCGAAGGCCTACTTCTACGGCAAGCCGATCACCATCGACGATCACCAGACTTCGCGGTGGATCGCCGAACCGTTGCGTCTTCTCGATTGCTGTCAGGAGACCGACGGCGGCGTCGCCCTGGTGGTGACGACTCCGGAGCGGGCCAAGGATCTCAAGAATCGTCCGGCGATCATCGAGGCCGCTTCGCAGGGTTCGAGTCCGGATCAGTACTCGATGGTCAGCTACTACCGGCCCGAACTGGGCCTGCCCGAAATGGGATTGGTAGGCAGGCAGCTGTGGCAGCAGTCGGGTCTGCGCCCCGCCGACATCCAGACCGCGATCCTCTACGACCATTTCACTCCGTTCACGCTGATCCAGCTCGAAGAACTCGGTTTCTGCGGGCAGGGCGAGGCGAAGGACTACATCGCCGACGGGGCGATCGAGGTCGGTGGCCGGCTGCCGATCAACACCCACGGCGGTCAGCTCGGCGAGGCCTACATCCACGGCATGAACGGGATCGCCGAGGGGGTGCGTCAGCTGCGGGGAACCTCGGTCAACCCGGTGCCGGACGTCGAGCATGTGTTGGTCACCGCGGGCACCGGAGTCCCCACATCGGGGCTGATTCTCGGCTGAGCCTGATTTCAGCAAATTTTTTACTCCTGCGTTGAAGCCCTCGGTCATCATTTCGGGGCTACATTCCGGCGCGGACGTGGGTATTGACCGATGGTAAATGTCAACGCCATCGTCAAATGGCATGAATGCTGTACAGCGCCATAAAATGGTGCTACCTGGCGATATGCTGTAGGAAACTCGGAAGCAGTACCAACCGGATGCTTGCAACCGGAACCAACCGTATCGGAAACAAAAACTGACGCTTGACTGCGAATCTAGCAAATCAGCATACTGATGGCGTGCCGCCTTCGGGGGCTTCGGGGCTTTCGTTGCCGGTGGCACAGGGGCGGTGCCATTGGGCGGTTTGCTCAGAGGGGGTCTGTGGGGATTGCGATCGGTGTTTGACGGCGCTGTAGAAAATCGGCGCACAAATCACGATCGCAGGCGTTCTTCATCTGGAGCGGCTTTCCCACATCTCTGAACTCTCCGTGTGCAGTGGCAACACATGGAGTGGAGCGGCAAATGGCTCATCTGATTCAAACAGCGGACGACAACGCTGGACACCCTCGGCACGGTGCGATCCCCTCAGACGCCGCGCCGGGCGGAGGCCGGAAAGTGCCCGAGGGATCGTTGACGGGCACTTTCCGCGCCGACTCCCTGCTCCTTGCAGCTGACCGGGAACAAAAGCAGCGCCAGGCCCTGTCGGGTCGTGTCCGAATGCCGGCCGCCGCGCATCCGGCAACGGCAATGGTGCTGTCGGGGTTCCGGCCGATGTGTGAACCAGTGGAGCTGCGAGGTCAACCCGCCTCCCCGTCGATAGCATTCGAACAATCGGATCAGCTGAGCGCCAACGAATCCGACGCTGTCGACGGGGTGCGTGGCGCAACGATTCTGATCATCGACGACTGCACGCTTCAACGTGAGAACCTTGCGGCGATCCTCGGGGGCCAGGGCGGGTCGACTCTCGCTGTTGCCTGGGACCTGCCCTCGATGCGCAACGCGCTGGCTGCGATGCCGCCCGAAGTGGTGTTGTTGAGCATGGTGACTCGCGACAGCATCACTTTGCTCCGGGCTGTGCGCGAGGCCTGCCCGGGTGCACGGGTGATTGTCGTCGGAATCTGCGAAGATGACGAGACCGATATCATCGCCTGCGCCGAGGCCGGAGTTGCTGGATACCACCTGCGCAATGAATCGCTCGACCAACTGCTGCGTCTGATCTCGAAAATCGTCGAGGGCGAGTCCTCCTGCTCTCCGAAGGTTTCCGCGATCTTGCTCAGTAGACTCTCGGCGCTGGCAGCGCAGCGGACACCAGGTCCCAGGGAACTGGTTCTGACCACCCGTGAGATGCAGATCCTGCAGATGCTCGAAATGGGCCTGTCCAACCGGGACATCGCGGACCGGCTCTGCATCACGCTCCACACCGTCAAGAATCACGTGCACAGCGTGTTGAACAAGCTCGGCGTGAGCACGCGGACCGAGGCGGCGGCGGTCTCGCGGTCCTTCCGTTAGGAAGAGGCGGCATCGGGAACTAGTCATGGACCTGGGCTGAAAATCGCTCCAACGGTCCATATACGTTGACCCACAGCGTAGTTGATAGTTGATCGGTGCAACATGAGTTAGCTCTGGCGGACACCTCGAGCACGGAGGGGCGATGAGCCCCTCCCAGGAGTACGGGGGTTCCACACCGCGCCGGCAAGCTGGTGCCCGGGATGTGGGAGATTTTGCTGACCGGCCCAGGTCTCGCGTTACTCGGTGGACCTCTCGGTTGTGCGGGTCCGGCTGATGGTGTCCGCAGTCCGGGGTGGGCGCGCAATCTGTGTCGTGCAACAACGACATTCGTGTGGTTCTGTGCATACGGTCAAAGCGGGGTGGGTAGGTGCCGGAACCGGGTGGGGACGGGCAATCGACGGAATCGGACTGGAACGAGGCCGACATCATCGGTGGTGATGGGACCGGCCGGCGCCGTGCGCGGAACCTGGGCTCACCGATCCGCGGCCACGCGGGCGGATCGCGCACTGTGCTGCAGCAGTCCAACGTCGGTATGCAGGAGCGCGTGTCGAACGCTCGGGCCGACATGGGCGGCACCTCCGATGCGAGTCTGCTGATCATCGATGACTGCGCGCTCTTCCGCGAGGCGCTCGCGACCAACCTCAGGGCCAATGGCATATCCGATATCCGTGTGGCGTGGGACCTTCCGTCTCTGATAAGCGTCCTGGAGGGCGTCCAGCCCAGCGTCGTCCTGCTGAACATGGCAACCCGGGACCTTCACCTGATCCTGCGGGCGTCGACGAGTCTGACCCCCCAGGCGCCGGTGATCGCTGTGGCTACCTCTGAAGACGACGAATCGGCCATCATCGCCTGCGCCGAAGCCGGAGTGGCCGGGTACCATCTGCGGTCCGATTCGTTCGCAGAACTTCTGCTGCTCGTCAGGGATGCCGCATCCGGCAAAGTCTCCTGCCCGCCGAAGATCTCGGCAATCCTGCTGCGGCGATTGTCGGCGCTGGCCTCGCAGAGTCAAGTGACGCCGAAGGAACCAGGTCTCACGACCCGAGAGGCCCAGATCCTCGGGATGCTGGAACTGGGCCTGTCGAACCAGGATATTGCGGGGCAACTGTCCATCGCGGTTCATACGGTCAAGAACCATGTGCACAGTCTTCTGACCAAACTCGGTGTCGGCACACGTGCCGAAGCGGCGGCGCTGTCTCACGCCATGCGGGTGGACCTGGATGCCCACGAGAGATCTAGACCTCGGTCTACTCAAAATTGGCCCTGATGACCCATATACGACGGCGGGGTCGGAACTGATAGTGAACTGGTGTCTATCGAGTTGGCTCCGGGTAGCGGAGTGCGGTCGCCGGCGAACATGGCGCGCCGCAGTGCGACAGGGTTTTTGGGGCGGGATCGCTGATGTGCAGGGGCTCCGCACACGATGACGGCGGTGTCATGACCGGGTTGCTGACGGGACCGCTCGCCCGTCAGCAACCCCTCGATGCCTGTGCCCGTCAGGGCGGGGCGACGCGGGATGTCACTCGCCCCATCGTCTTCGACGATCTTCCGGCGGTGTGCGTCGAGGTCGACCTGGGCGCACCGCCGGACGTCCTGGAACGTATCGACGATGAAGGCAATCCTCGGACGGTCTTTGTGCTGGTCCGGCTTCACACCCACCCATTGGGCACGGTGATTCTCGACAGCACATGTGATCTGCGGTGGCTCACACATGCCTCGACGGTGTGGTCATCGATGCGGGATGCCGCCAACGCTCACCTGGTCGCCGACGGGTTACCGGTGGTGGGCGACTGGACGGAGCTTGCCGGCCCCCCGACTTCGACACCGAGATGTGTCTCTCGTCGCCGCACGGTCCTGGCGAATCCACCGCGGGTCACCGTGGTGGTTGCCACCCGGGACCGTCCGCGGTTGTTGCGCACCTGTCTCGATGCGCTGCTCGATCTGACCTACCCCGACTACGAGGTCGTTGTCGTCGACAGCGCGCCGGCCACCTCGGCCACTGCGACTCTGGTGAATAATGGCTACTGCCAGTATGTCCGTTACGTCCGTGAGAACAGCAGGGGTCTGGCCGCGGCGCGCAACCGCGGTCTGCACGAGGCGACGGGGTCGATCATCGCGTTCGTCCACGACGACGTGATCGTCGACCGGCATTGGCTCACCGCTGTTGCTGAAGGGTTCCACACCAGTGCCGCTGTCGGCTGCGTCACCGGCCTCGTCGCACCCACCGAGTTGGTGACTGCGGCACAATTGCTGCGCCACCACCACGACAGCGCCGGAAGACCCTTCACCCAGACCGTTTTCGGCACCACCCGTCACCGGCCCGGCGCGGCCCTGTCCATCTCTTCTGCCCGCTGCCTGGGCTCCGGCGCCAACATGGCCTTCGACACGGCTGTACTACGCGCGCTCGGGGGATTCGACCCAGCCACCGGGATCGGCACGTCCGCACACGGAGGCGACGACCTGGCGGCCTTCGCGCGCGTGCTTCTGGATCACGAACTGGTACACCAACCCTCAGCTGTGGCCGTGCGACGCCACGACCGAGATGTCGCCGGATTGCTCGACCAGGCTTATGACTACGGTGTCGGCCTGGGCGTGGCGATGACCAGCGTTCTGTTGCGGGAGCCCGGGATCTGGGCGGCATGCCTGCGCCGGTTCCCGGCGGCCCTGGTCCGGGCGATCAAGGTCTCCGTGGGACGCAACCAGAGCGGCTATGCCGGGCTGCCAGTCGATCTCACTCGGATCGAGCGCCGCGGGCTTCTCGCCGGACCGGTGGTTTATCTGGTGAGCCGGTGGCGTGGGTCCCGTCCGCCGGCGGAGGTGACCGTGGCCGCTCCGCGCCCCATGCAGGCGAGGTGGCGCCGATGACACATCTTCCGGGTCCGACGGTGTCGGTGGCGATCTGCGTCGACACCGAGGACCGGTGGAACGAGATGGTGCGGGCCGTGACGTCGGTGCGGCAGCAGACCTATGGGGCAGCGGAGATCATCCTCGTCATCCGAGACAACCCCGCGCTGCTGCGCCGGGCGTCCTTCGAACTGCGCGGGGTGATGGCGATCCCGGACACCGGCGGGACGGGGCGACGGGCCGGGTGGTACACCGCCGCCGCAGCAGCGACCTCCGACATCGTGGCCGTCCTCGACGACGATGCGTTCGCAATGCCACATTGGCTGGAGGCACTCGTCGCAACGTATTCCGACCCGGAGGTGCTGGGCGTGGGCGGACGGGTGATACCTCAGTGGTGCACCGGTCGTCCGGCATGGTTCCCACCCGAATTCGACTGGGTGGTCGGCTGTAGTTACCGCGGCATGCCCGGGGTGCGGACTCCGGTACGCAGTTTCCTCGGCACCAGTGTGTCCTTCCGGCGTGAAGTGCTACTGCAGTGCGACGCATCGGACGAACGCCCCGGACAGGACGGGAACCGATTTGTCTTCGAGCCGGCTGCGGTGGTTCAGCGGGCAGTACCGCGGTCGCGCGCCACGTGGCCGTACTTCCGGTCGCGGTGTTACTCGGCCGGCGAGTCGACCGGGCGGATCGTCGGTCCCGGTGATCTCCGCCAGGGATGGTCGATCGTGCCGCCGCACCTGCGATCCGCCATCCGGGCGGGAATCACCGGGTCGATCACGGGAGCGGTGCAGCGTGATCGGTCGTCGGTGCGCGCGGGCCTGGCACTGTCGGCCTGAGTCGCGATCGCTGGTATCGGCTTCGTGATCGGCTCACTGAGACAGGCCGCATGGCGGCACCTTGGTGTGTACCGGCCTTCCCCGCTGCACAGACCCGGAGAGGATCCGCATCAGGGCAGGCGGCCTCGCGTGGACGCTTCAGCCTGGACGCGTACACCGTTGAACACTGCCTAGCTGGTCGACTCGACGTCGGTACTCCGAGCGTTTGTCTGGCGGGTGCGCCTCGCGCCACCGGACTCCGATGCGCACTACGCTTGGCGAGATGAGCTCCCACGAGCCAGAACCCGACGACGGCGACACCGGCCCGCTACACGCCGACAGCATCCGGGAACGGACAATGGGCGCCGCCGACCGCCGATTCGACGCGCCACTGTCGGTGAATCCCCGACCGGTACAGCATGATCGCCGTCCTGTCGTGCTTCTGGCCGTCGCGACAGTGGCTGTCGTGGGACTGGGCGTGATCGCCTGGTCGTTCTGGCCGTCGTCCGGGGAGTCGGAGGCGACCGGCGGCGACCCGGCCCCCACGTCGACGACCCAATCGTCGCAACAGTCCGAAGCACGGTTGTTCGAGATGCTGCCCGACGGGTACGACGGCGACGACTGTGAAGTCGTCGTTCCGCCGAAAGATGCGCTGGCGCAGTTCAGTTGCACGGAGAACACTGACCCGGGCGGCCCACTGACGGCCAGCTACACCCTGGCGCGGGACACCGATTCGCTGCGCGCACTGTTCGACGGGATCGTCGAAACGTCGTCGGTGGTGGACTGCCCGGGCAACATCCAGTCTCCCGTTCTCTGCCCGACAGGCGTGTCGAAGCAGTTTGTGGAAGTGCGTCGGTGATGATGGGGGCAGTGGTCGTGAGGTAGGAGGGGTCTGGGGATGACTGACGCTTCGGCTGATGGTTGGACCCTCTACTTCTACGATTTCCGCCAGCGGTTCGTACCGGTGGACGACGTGGTTTCAGGGTTGGGTGATGTCGAGGCCTGGGCTAAGCGAAACGGTGCGCGTGATGGCACTCCGTTGTTTCTTGATCCGTGCGGCCGGGCCGATGCGTTGGTGAACGCCTATTGGCGTGATCCGCTGGTGCGGGGACGAGCAACGGGGACGTTGCGTCGTTACGCCTTGTCGTTGAAGGTGTGGCTGGATTTTCTGCACGCGATGGGCGTTCGCTGGGATCAGGCGTCGCGATCGGAGTTGGCTGCGTTCAAGGAGTGGCGTTTGTCGGCTAAGGAGAATCCTCAGCACGTGAGTCCGAATGGTTTCTGTGTTGATCGCGCGGCGATCCGCGGTTTCTACTCGTGGGCGGCCGAGCAGCACGGAATCGACAATCCCGTTCGGGCCCGTGCGATTGCCACGTCTTCGGTAGCTGGGGGCCACTTCGTGTTGGAGAGCTTACCGTCGGGAATGCGCAGGGCTGACGTGAAGTGGCTTACCCCGCAGGCATTTCGGTTGTGGCGGAACCTTGGGTTGCGCGGTTTCACGATGGAGGGCGTTCCGCGTGACGATTGGCTGGGAGCGACTGAGGATCGCGACGTCGCGTTCGTGGAGGGGTTGTTCGGTACGGGTTTACGAATCGGCGAGTGGGCCAGCATTCTGACCATCGAGGTGCCCGAGCCGGGCTCGGAGGGGCTCCTGCGTTCGCGCGTTGCGTCTCCTTGCGCGAAGGGCGGTAGCGGGCGGACGTTCTGGATGCGGCGCCGCGTCGCCCAACAAGTCCACTTCTATCTGCAGGAAGGTAGTCGCACTACTGCCGTAGCCCGTGCGCAACGTGCTGGCCGCTATGAACAGGTTGCCGATCGCTGGATCGTTGAACAGGTTCGCCGGGATGGACAGCTGAAGGTCATCGACGAGAAGGGATTGCGTCGTACGGTTCGGCTGGATGCACTCGGGCCATCAACACGAATGACGTTGTTCCGCCGGGGACGTGATGGCCTGGAACCGATGTGGCTGTGGCTCAATCACGACGGGACACCTCGCCCCAAACATTCCTGGTACAAGACATTCGACCGCGCAAACACGAGGGTCGCGAAAGCTGTTATGCAAGAGGGCGGTACGCCGTTGTGGTGCCGGCCCCACATGCTGAGGCATTCCTTTGCGCTGCGGTGGTTTTGCATCGCCACGTTCGTGGCGTGGCGCCGTACCGATATGTTGACCAAGCAGGAGCAGCGCGACTTCCGTAATCAGCTTGGCGATGTGTGGTTTCTGCTGGCGACACTTCTGGGACATCGCAGTGCCGAGGTGACACGCAGCGTATATCTCGAGCCGTTTCAGGCGTTGCAGGTGGAGGAGCTCATCGCGCTGATGGATGCCGATGATCGGCAATCCCTTGAGCGTCTCGTCGCAACGGTCGGCGGCGGCGAGCCCCGTGTGTTGACGGTCCGAACGTGACGGGTCACCGTGCGGTGCAGCCGGATCCGGCGTGGCGACCGGTATCGCGGCGACGTGGGTTGATCGTGACGTTCGTCAGCGAGGATGGCACGCAGTCGAAGGATTTCGACTTCGGTTCACTGCCGGGTACTGACGGGATCCGCCGCGATTTCTCGTCCGCGTTCGAGGACGCCACCGGTGTGCTGGGCGTATCCAAGCGGATCAGAGGTGCCGGGGCCCTGTGGCAGTCTGCCCGGCATGCCTGCTGCTGGCTCGCCGAAAACCGGCCAGGAATGCAGGGACTGGCTGAGTTGTCCGCCGCGGATGCCCGGCTGCTCGCCCTATCGTGTCGGGTACCCAGCGGTCCTGGCCCGTTGCATAGCCTGAAGACTCTGCTGCGTTGTAGTCCTGTTGTCTCCGATGAGGCGCGCCAGGCGTTCACGCGCGTGCGTCACCCGAAGACGAACACGGCACGCCAGCCCTATTCCACCGAGGAGTTTCGCCGCATCACTGTCGTTGCACGGGGAATGGTGCGGCGGGCGCGTACCCGGCTGAAGACTCATTGGCAGATGGTCGACGACTATCGTGCGGGACAGTTCGATCACCTCCCCCGCGCAGACCCCGGTCGTAGTCTGGCCGAAGTGCTCGATCATTGCGCCCGTGAGGGAGATTTCCCTCGTACTGCTTCGGGTGCAAGGGCTTACGTGACGCGGCGGGTAGCCGCCGCAGCTGGTGGATGCCATCTTCAGTCGCTGTTGCATCTGAGTCCGGGCGAGGCATGGGCATTTGGTGTTCTGCTCGCCGGATTGACCGGTCTGAACCTGTCGACGCTGGACTCGCTGCCGGCGCCGCACCGACACGCCAGCAGCCCCGATGAACCCGGCATCGTGTTCGTCACCGCCAATAAGCCTCGTCGTGGGAAGCGGTCGGTCATGACGGTGCCGGTGACCGCGCTATGCCCCGAACTGCGGCCACTTGGTGGGGAGAATCGGCGCGCAGCAGTAGCCAACACGTCGCTGACGACCGCGTACGGGGTCTTCATG from Mycobacterium sp. DL includes:
- a CDS encoding glycosyltransferase family 2 protein, translating into MTGLLTGPLARQQPLDACARQGGATRDVTRPIVFDDLPAVCVEVDLGAPPDVLERIDDEGNPRTVFVLVRLHTHPLGTVILDSTCDLRWLTHASTVWSSMRDAANAHLVADGLPVVGDWTELAGPPTSTPRCVSRRRTVLANPPRVTVVVATRDRPRLLRTCLDALLDLTYPDYEVVVVDSAPATSATATLVNNGYCQYVRYVRENSRGLAAARNRGLHEATGSIIAFVHDDVIVDRHWLTAVAEGFHTSAAVGCVTGLVAPTELVTAAQLLRHHHDSAGRPFTQTVFGTTRHRPGAALSISSARCLGSGANMAFDTAVLRALGGFDPATGIGTSAHGGDDLAAFARVLLDHELVHQPSAVAVRRHDRDVAGLLDQAYDYGVGLGVAMTSVLLREPGIWAACLRRFPAALVRAIKVSVGRNQSGYAGLPVDLTRIERRGLLAGPVVYLVSRWRGSRPPAEVTVAAPRPMQARWRR
- a CDS encoding response regulator transcription factor → MLQQSNVGMQERVSNARADMGGTSDASLLIIDDCALFREALATNLRANGISDIRVAWDLPSLISVLEGVQPSVVLLNMATRDLHLILRASTSLTPQAPVIAVATSEDDESAIIACAEAGVAGYHLRSDSFAELLLLVRDAASGKVSCPPKISAILLRRLSALASQSQVTPKEPGLTTREAQILGMLELGLSNQDIAGQLSIAVHTVKNHVHSLLTKLGVGTRAEAAALSHAMRVDLDAHERSRPRSTQNWP
- a CDS encoding lipid-transfer protein; translated protein: MSDGLSGKAAIVGIGATDFSKNSGRSELRLASEAVLDALDDAGLTPAHVDGMVTFTMDSNTEVAVARATGIGELKFFSKIHHGGGAACATIQQAAIAVATGVAECVVAYRAFNERSGMRFGQVQMRLVENADSTGVDNSFSYPHGLSTPAAQVAMIAQRYMHLSGATSRDFGVVSVADRKHAANNPKAYFYGKPITIDDHQTSRWIAEPLRLLDCCQETDGGVALVVTTPERAKDLKNRPAIIEAASQGSSPDQYSMVSYYRPELGLPEMGLVGRQLWQQSGLRPADIQTAILYDHFTPFTLIQLEELGFCGQGEAKDYIADGAIEVGGRLPINTHGGQLGEAYIHGMNGIAEGVRQLRGTSVNPVPDVEHVLVTAGTGVPTSGLILG
- a CDS encoding glycosyltransferase; its protein translation is MTHLPGPTVSVAICVDTEDRWNEMVRAVTSVRQQTYGAAEIILVIRDNPALLRRASFELRGVMAIPDTGGTGRRAGWYTAAAAATSDIVAVLDDDAFAMPHWLEALVATYSDPEVLGVGGRVIPQWCTGRPAWFPPEFDWVVGCSYRGMPGVRTPVRSFLGTSVSFRREVLLQCDASDERPGQDGNRFVFEPAAVVQRAVPRSRATWPYFRSRCYSAGESTGRIVGPGDLRQGWSIVPPHLRSAIRAGITGSITGAVQRDRSSVRAGLALSA
- a CDS encoding MaoC family dehydratase gives rise to the protein MSAPVAEVGTKLPELKLYGDPTFIVSTAIATRDYQDVHHDRDKAQAKGSKDIFVNILTDTGLVQRFITDWAGPTAVIKTIGLRLGVPWYAYDTVTFTGEVTAVEGDVVSLKITGSNSLGDHVIANATLVFGGENA
- a CDS encoding response regulator transcription factor, encoding MRNALAAMPPEVVLLSMVTRDSITLLRAVREACPGARVIVVGICEDDETDIIACAEAGVAGYHLRNESLDQLLRLISKIVEGESSCSPKVSAILLSRLSALAAQRTPGPRELVLTTREMQILQMLEMGLSNRDIADRLCITLHTVKNHVHSVLNKLGVSTRTEAAAVSRSFR
- a CDS encoding bifunctional MaoC family dehydratase N-terminal/OB-fold nucleic acid binding domain-containing protein, translated to MMGVEDIKAAAERVKAEGKSKPRTGRHPVNQPMIDHWLDAMGDKNPIYADESAAKSAGHPGVVAPPAMIQVWTMMGLGGVRPDDDPLGKILELFDEAGYVGVVATNCEQTYHRYLSPGEEVSVAAELTDVVGPKRTALGEGFFITQKITWHCGDDEDNPVAEMLWRIMKFRPADRDEATATAVPEDLTAESMMRPASSKDTKFFWDGVNAHELRIQKRDDGTLQHPPVPALWADPAEPTDYVVASGRGTVFSFVVHHAPKVPGRTLPFVIALVELEEGVRMLGELRGADPATVEIGMPVSATYIDFPDGDSGPAWTLYAWEPVK
- a CDS encoding site-specific integrase, with product MTDASADGWTLYFYDFRQRFVPVDDVVSGLGDVEAWAKRNGARDGTPLFLDPCGRADALVNAYWRDPLVRGRATGTLRRYALSLKVWLDFLHAMGVRWDQASRSELAAFKEWRLSAKENPQHVSPNGFCVDRAAIRGFYSWAAEQHGIDNPVRARAIATSSVAGGHFVLESLPSGMRRADVKWLTPQAFRLWRNLGLRGFTMEGVPRDDWLGATEDRDVAFVEGLFGTGLRIGEWASILTIEVPEPGSEGLLRSRVASPCAKGGSGRTFWMRRRVAQQVHFYLQEGSRTTAVARAQRAGRYEQVADRWIVEQVRRDGQLKVIDEKGLRRTVRLDALGPSTRMTLFRRGRDGLEPMWLWLNHDGTPRPKHSWYKTFDRANTRVAKAVMQEGGTPLWCRPHMLRHSFALRWFCIATFVAWRRTDMLTKQEQRDFRNQLGDVWFLLATLLGHRSAEVTRSVYLEPFQALQVEELIALMDADDRQSLERLVATVGGGEPRVLTVRT